The following proteins are co-located in the Sulfurovum sp. TSL6 genome:
- a CDS encoding ABC transporter ATP-binding protein: MNTVIQVKDVITRFGERTIHDGVSLHIDENEIYAILGESGSGKSVLMKEMIMLLEPSAGEITVLDKSLSSISFKYAQALRSDWGVLFQFGALYSSLTIAENIEVQLKEYTDLSKVMRDGLVQSKLALVGLEPHVGSLYPSELSGGMVKRAALARALAMEPKLLFLDEPTSGLDPIGARNFDALIVELRDLLGITVVMITHDLESIFSIVDRMAVLADKHVVAQGSLENVLQSQHPFVEKFFKNEYTKERFKDKVKDV, translated from the coding sequence ATGAATACGGTCATTCAAGTGAAAGATGTCATAACACGATTTGGTGAAAGAACGATTCATGATGGGGTGAGTCTTCATATTGATGAAAATGAGATCTATGCTATTCTGGGTGAAAGCGGTTCAGGAAAATCAGTACTCATGAAAGAGATGATCATGCTCCTTGAACCGAGTGCAGGGGAAATAACTGTTTTGGATAAATCCTTAAGCAGTATAAGTTTTAAATATGCACAGGCCTTACGCAGTGACTGGGGTGTACTTTTCCAGTTTGGCGCACTGTACTCTTCTTTGACGATCGCAGAAAATATAGAAGTGCAGCTGAAGGAGTATACCGACCTTTCGAAAGTGATGAGAGATGGATTGGTACAATCCAAGTTGGCACTGGTAGGATTAGAACCCCATGTGGGTAGTTTGTATCCTTCCGAGCTCAGTGGAGGGATGGTAAAACGTGCAGCGCTTGCAAGAGCATTGGCAATGGAGCCCAAGCTCCTTTTTTTAGATGAACCTACATCGGGATTAGATCCCATAGGCGCACGAAATTTTGATGCACTTATTGTGGAATTACGTGATCTGTTAGGTATCACTGTCGTCATGATCACGCATGATCTTGAGAGTATTTTCAGTATTGTAGACAGGATGGCCGTTTTGGCAGATAAACATGTGGTTGCACAGGGGTCATTGGAAAATGTGTTACAATCACAACATCCCTTTGTAGAAAAATTCTTTAAGAATGAGTACACAAAAGAGAGATTTAAGGACAAGGTAAAAGATGTATAG
- the speA gene encoding biosynthetic arginine decarboxylase has protein sequence MKNFGLDIWGDENFIIQGETININHASKPSLLSITQEIREKGYKGPLLLRFPHLLEKQISTLFNTFEKAKEEFKYKGNFQAVFPLKVNQFPNFVHALMDVSKNYNYGLEAGSKAELIIAMTKTPLGAPITVNGFKDKEMISLCFIAAKMGHNITVTIEGLTELETIIQVNDEFNTGAETPIAPKIGVRIRLHSSGIGIWAKSGGYGSKFGLTSTELLEAYEMLKKHDLLHYLWMIHFHIGSQMGDIAPLKKALREAGNIYADLKNRGADALGAINIGGGLAVEYSQHEDKQERNYSLREFANDVVFLMQDISKRKGVEEPDIFTESGRYVAASHSVLIAPVLELFSQEYTEKGLRLKEVNPPLVEELYDLFNSLSRERAREYLHDALDHMESLLTLFDLGYIDLEDRSNTEILVNLIIKKSIALLKDEDSDELKKLQDRIQEKYLVNFSAFQSLPDFWGLAQHFPIMPLDRLDTKPTNPASIWDITCDSDGEIGFNREFPLYLHDIDVDTEEYFLAFFLTGAYQEVLGMKHNLFTHPTEVVIHFDEEGKHTIDNLIEAQNIMDILDDLDYDTYLMDKTLKYHIEESEHLGHEEKRELLGKLYLYLSENSYLKTIQAIDEER, from the coding sequence ATGAAAAATTTTGGTTTAGACATTTGGGGTGATGAAAACTTTATCATTCAGGGTGAGACTATCAATATCAATCATGCGTCTAAACCATCATTGCTCTCGATCACACAGGAGATACGTGAAAAAGGCTATAAAGGGCCTTTGCTTCTTCGTTTCCCTCATCTCTTAGAAAAACAGATCTCTACACTCTTTAACACTTTTGAAAAAGCCAAAGAGGAATTTAAATACAAAGGGAATTTTCAAGCTGTTTTTCCCCTAAAGGTCAATCAATTTCCGAATTTTGTGCATGCTCTTATGGATGTTTCTAAAAATTACAACTATGGCCTTGAAGCAGGAAGTAAAGCCGAACTGATCATTGCGATGACGAAAACGCCTCTGGGCGCACCTATTACAGTCAATGGTTTTAAAGACAAAGAGATGATATCACTCTGTTTCATCGCAGCAAAGATGGGACACAACATCACAGTCACCATAGAAGGTTTGACAGAGTTAGAGACGATCATCCAGGTGAATGATGAATTTAATACCGGAGCGGAGACACCTATTGCACCTAAGATAGGGGTACGTATACGCCTACACAGTTCAGGTATAGGTATCTGGGCAAAAAGTGGAGGCTACGGTTCTAAATTCGGGCTTACTTCCACCGAGCTTCTTGAAGCCTATGAAATGCTAAAGAAACATGATCTACTACACTACCTCTGGATGATCCACTTTCATATAGGTTCACAGATGGGAGACATCGCTCCACTTAAAAAAGCGTTGAGAGAAGCCGGAAACATTTATGCAGATCTCAAAAACCGTGGGGCTGATGCACTTGGAGCGATCAACATTGGTGGAGGCCTTGCTGTTGAATACAGCCAACATGAAGATAAACAAGAAAGAAACTATTCTCTACGTGAGTTTGCTAATGATGTGGTTTTTCTTATGCAGGATATTTCCAAAAGAAAAGGTGTAGAGGAGCCGGATATCTTTACCGAATCGGGACGATATGTCGCCGCTTCCCACTCTGTGCTTATTGCACCGGTACTTGAACTCTTCTCCCAAGAGTATACAGAGAAAGGACTGCGTCTTAAAGAGGTTAACCCTCCGCTGGTAGAAGAACTTTATGATCTTTTTAACTCTTTAAGCCGTGAACGGGCCAGAGAATACCTGCATGATGCACTTGATCATATGGAAAGCCTTCTCACGCTCTTTGATCTAGGATACATTGACCTTGAAGACCGTTCAAATACAGAGATACTTGTCAACCTTATCATCAAAAAATCTATCGCCTTACTCAAAGATGAAGACAGTGATGAACTCAAAAAACTGCAAGACCGTATACAGGAAAAATACCTTGTCAATTTCTCAGCGTTCCAGTCACTGCCTGACTTTTGGGGTCTGGCACAACACTTTCCAATTATGCCTTTAGATCGCCTGGATACCAAACCTACCAACCCTGCAAGCATTTGGGATATCACCTGCGACAGTGATGGAGAAATAGGTTTTAATCGTGAATTCCCACTCTACCTGCATGATATCGATGTGGATACAGAAGAGTACTTTTTAGCCTTTTTCCTTACAGGAGCATATCAAGAGGTCTTGGGCATGAAACATAACCTCTTTACACACCCTACTGAAGTAGTGATCCATTTTGATGAAGAAGGAAAACATACTATAGATAATCTGATCGAAGCACAAAACATTATGGATATTTTAGATGATTTGGATTATGATACGTATCTTATGGATAAAACACTCAAATATCATATAGAAGAATCTGAACATCTCGGCCATGAAGAAAAACGTGAACTTTTAGGGAAGCTTTACCTTTATTTAAGTGAAAACAGCTATCTTAAGACCATACAAGCCATTGACGAGGAGCGTTAG
- the tmk gene encoding dTMP kinase, with the protein MYVLFEGIDTCGKSTQIELISQKHPEIIITHEPGGTAFGKKAREILLSDSLASKRAELLLFLADRAEHYQEVISPNQHKVIISDRGFLSGIGYALANGDFDFDELVSLNRFALEGHFPDKVILFLTDMKTLEARTSVKSLDGIELRGLEYLLKVQEHMKQSILKLGIPHLFVDATEDIATIHTQITDYLRNTL; encoded by the coding sequence ATGTATGTACTTTTTGAAGGTATAGACACATGTGGGAAGAGTACACAGATCGAACTTATCTCACAAAAACACCCTGAGATCATCATCACACATGAACCTGGTGGCACTGCATTTGGTAAAAAAGCCAGAGAGATACTCCTTTCTGATTCATTAGCGTCCAAACGTGCAGAACTTCTGCTTTTTTTAGCTGACAGAGCGGAACATTACCAAGAAGTGATCTCTCCAAATCAACATAAGGTCATCATTTCTGATAGAGGTTTTCTTTCTGGCATAGGGTACGCTCTCGCCAATGGTGATTTTGATTTTGATGAACTTGTGAGTCTCAACCGCTTTGCTCTTGAAGGCCATTTCCCAGACAAGGTCATCTTGTTTTTGACTGATATGAAAACGCTGGAAGCACGGACTTCTGTTAAATCTCTGGATGGCATTGAACTTAGAGGCTTGGAGTATCTTTTAAAGGTTCAAGAGCATATGAAACAAAGTATACTCAAACTTGGTATCCCTCATCTTTTTGTAGATGCGACAGAAGATATAGCAACGATACATACACAAATAACAGATTATTTAAGGAACACACTATGA
- the hisS gene encoding histidine--tRNA ligase, which translates to MINPLRGMKDLTFEESERFEHIINTATSIAKRYGYGYIETPILEETALFKRSVGESSDIVGKEMYQFIDKGENDVCMRPEGTAGVVRAFISAKLDRQPVKQKFYYYGPMFRYEKPQKGRLREFHQFGCESFGEASVYEDFMIISMIAQIFDTLGIGYELQINSLGCKICMPKYKETLVSSFTEIKEELCEDCNRRIGTNPIRVLDCKNDTCQTLLVESPKLKDYLCEECDPDFKKLKELLDQEGIKYTVNDNLVRGLDYYSKTAFEFVSSEIGAQSAIAGGGRYDRLVEFLDGKPTPAVGFALGIERIMELVKMPEKEAEGYYMGAMTPDAIPSLLKLATKKRLTDKVTVEYSSKGFKSHMKGVDRSNAKYAVLIGEDELKNGTVWIKDLETKEERVIAINEL; encoded by the coding sequence ATGATCAATCCGCTTAGAGGCATGAAAGACCTTACTTTTGAAGAGAGTGAACGTTTTGAACATATCATCAACACTGCTACAAGTATTGCAAAGCGTTACGGTTATGGATATATCGAAACGCCTATTCTTGAAGAGACCGCACTCTTTAAACGTTCGGTAGGAGAAAGCTCTGATATTGTAGGGAAGGAGATGTACCAGTTCATCGATAAAGGTGAAAATGATGTCTGTATGCGTCCTGAAGGCACAGCAGGTGTGGTGCGTGCCTTTATCTCTGCAAAACTTGACCGCCAACCGGTCAAACAAAAGTTCTACTACTATGGACCGATGTTCCGTTATGAAAAACCGCAAAAAGGAAGACTCAGAGAGTTTCACCAGTTTGGATGTGAAAGTTTTGGCGAAGCATCTGTCTATGAAGATTTTATGATCATTTCGATGATCGCACAGATCTTTGATACACTCGGGATCGGCTATGAACTACAGATCAACTCACTCGGTTGTAAAATATGTATGCCAAAGTATAAAGAGACACTGGTTAGCTCTTTCACTGAAATCAAAGAGGAACTTTGTGAAGATTGTAACAGAAGAATAGGAACCAACCCTATCCGTGTACTTGACTGTAAAAATGATACATGTCAAACATTGCTTGTAGAGTCTCCTAAACTTAAAGACTACCTTTGTGAAGAGTGTGACCCGGACTTTAAAAAGCTTAAAGAGCTGCTGGATCAAGAAGGTATTAAATACACAGTTAATGACAACCTTGTAAGAGGTTTGGACTACTACTCAAAAACAGCATTTGAATTTGTAAGCAGTGAGATCGGTGCACAAAGTGCTATCGCAGGTGGCGGACGTTATGACAGGCTTGTTGAGTTCCTAGATGGAAAACCGACTCCTGCAGTAGGATTTGCTCTAGGTATCGAGCGTATTATGGAACTTGTGAAAATGCCTGAAAAAGAGGCTGAGGGTTACTATATGGGTGCGATGACTCCAGATGCTATCCCATCACTGCTCAAACTTGCAACAAAAAAACGTCTTACGGATAAAGTAACAGTTGAGTACAGCTCCAAAGGTTTTAAAAGCCATATGAAAGGTGTAGACCGATCCAATGCAAAATATGCTGTTCTCATCGGAGAAGATGAACTGAAAAATGGAACTGTATGGATAAAAGATCTTGAAACTAAAGAAGAGCGAGTCATTGCTATCAATGAACTCTAA
- a CDS encoding ABC transporter permease: MMKQFLTYEADQHHLKLISTGEWMLGTVLQIEKELLQIPIDKKIVWDVSGISDFDSAGVLLFIEYYKRFQNETDVEIVGYTENQKDMYTLLNRNIPENELPRKKGMFENLGKRTYEILDDIKSFITFLGHLFYAMFHTFVKPKDIRFKETIYHIHQSGFNAIIIIALTSFLVGMVISYQGSVQLAKFGADIFIVDTVAISITRELGPMITAIVIAGRSGSAYTAEIGAMKITEEIAAMRTMGFDPYTFLVLPRIFALMVALPLLIFFADLIGILGGMVAASMQLDISMGLFTQRLYEVLEVKHYLLGMMKGPVFAFLIAAVGCFRGFQVSYSTESVGLHTTASVVNSIFLVIAFDALFSVIFTELGL; encoded by the coding sequence ATGATGAAACAGTTCTTAACCTATGAAGCAGATCAACATCACCTTAAGCTTATCTCTACAGGAGAATGGATGCTTGGCACTGTGCTTCAAATAGAAAAGGAACTGCTCCAAATTCCTATTGATAAAAAGATCGTGTGGGATGTTTCAGGTATCAGTGATTTTGACAGTGCAGGGGTACTGCTTTTTATAGAATACTATAAACGATTTCAAAATGAAACTGATGTGGAGATCGTAGGTTATACAGAGAATCAAAAAGATATGTATACGCTTCTGAATAGAAATATCCCGGAGAATGAACTTCCTAGAAAAAAAGGTATGTTTGAAAACCTGGGTAAAAGAACTTATGAGATATTGGATGATATCAAGAGTTTCATTACCTTTTTAGGACATCTCTTTTATGCGATGTTTCATACCTTTGTAAAACCTAAAGATATACGTTTTAAAGAAACCATCTATCATATTCATCAATCAGGGTTTAATGCCATTATTATCATAGCCTTAACGTCATTTTTAGTCGGGATGGTTATTTCCTATCAGGGCTCAGTTCAGTTAGCCAAATTCGGTGCAGATATTTTCATCGTAGATACGGTCGCGATATCCATTACCAGGGAGTTGGGACCTATGATCACTGCTATTGTGATTGCAGGACGTAGTGGTTCTGCCTATACTGCTGAAATAGGGGCCATGAAAATTACAGAAGAGATAGCCGCCATGCGTACTATGGGTTTTGACCCTTATACTTTTTTGGTACTTCCGCGTATCTTTGCTTTAATGGTTGCCCTCCCATTGTTGATCTTCTTTGCTGATCTGATAGGTATTTTGGGTGGTATGGTCGCTGCGAGTATGCAATTGGATATTTCTATGGGATTGTTTACCCAAAGACTTTATGAAGTGTTGGAAGTGAAACATTATTTACTGGGTATGATGAAGGGACCGGTTTTTGCATTTCTCATTGCTGCTGTAGGGTGTTTTAGAGGATTCCAAGTCTCTTACAGTACAGAGAGTGTAGGGCTTCATACGACAGCGTCAGTGGTGAATTCCATCTTTTTGGTGATTGCTTTTGATGCACTATTCTCAGTGATATTTACGGAGCTTGGATTATGA
- the coaD gene encoding pantetheine-phosphate adenylyltransferase — MNEKRRAIYPGTFDPITNGHLDIITRACHMFDEIIVAVADSEAKKPMFTLNQRINMVKAATKDFSKIKVIGFQGLLVDLSDELDANILVRGLRAVSDFEYELQMGYANASLKKELETVYLMPTLEHAFVSSSVVRSILNFDGKVEHLVPEAALDLIKCTR; from the coding sequence ATGAATGAGAAAAGACGTGCAATATACCCTGGAACTTTTGATCCTATTACTAATGGGCATTTAGACATCATCACACGTGCCTGTCATATGTTTGATGAAATTATCGTTGCAGTGGCAGACTCAGAGGCTAAAAAACCAATGTTTACTCTTAACCAACGTATAAATATGGTAAAAGCTGCAACAAAGGACTTCTCTAAAATAAAAGTCATAGGGTTCCAAGGTCTTCTTGTAGATCTTTCAGATGAGTTAGATGCAAATATCCTCGTAAGAGGTCTTAGAGCGGTAAGTGACTTCGAGTATGAACTTCAAATGGGTTATGCCAATGCTTCACTCAAAAAAGAGTTAGAGACCGTTTATCTCATGCCAACATTGGAACATGCTTTTGTGAGCTCCTCTGTGGTTCGTTCCATCTTAAACTTTGATGGAAAAGTTGAACATCTTGTCCCAGAGGCAGCACTAGATCTTATAAAGTGTACACGCTAA
- a CDS encoding MlaD family protein, with translation MYSRVNYTIVGIFVVLFGAGMVWFAFWLAKYDLQEEFDTYKLEMHESVSGLSIDSNVKLRGVDIGSVSAIRINPQDIEKVEIFVKIKKGIPIKEDMVAYTAMFGVTGLLSIEIDGGTNAAKTLEPTEDYIPLIKTKPSFLTKLTGDIGGASGRIEALLLQSQKLLSDHNIETLGDILGNIEQMTARGEEVEEKVILSLDEFRVSLANMNRDFKQIQQDFAEIKEVTVPTIDKLMETSKNFNRVTLKVENTINRGDYNLKQIFEPMLIEIRILTNQLTAMSRQLEQNPSELLFKSRKSRKGPGE, from the coding sequence ATGTATAGCAGAGTCAATTATACCATTGTGGGAATCTTCGTAGTGCTTTTTGGTGCAGGTATGGTATGGTTTGCTTTTTGGCTTGCTAAATATGATCTGCAAGAAGAATTTGATACCTATAAACTTGAGATGCATGAGTCTGTTTCAGGCCTTTCCATAGACTCTAATGTAAAATTACGTGGTGTAGATATCGGCAGTGTCAGTGCTATACGCATTAATCCTCAAGATATAGAAAAAGTTGAAATATTCGTCAAAATAAAAAAAGGCATACCTATTAAAGAAGATATGGTAGCATATACAGCCATGTTTGGTGTTACGGGACTTTTGTCTATAGAGATCGATGGCGGTACAAATGCAGCTAAAACCTTAGAGCCTACAGAAGACTATATCCCGCTTATTAAGACAAAACCTTCCTTCCTTACAAAGTTAACAGGTGACATTGGTGGAGCGAGCGGAAGAATTGAAGCGCTTTTACTGCAGAGTCAAAAACTGCTTTCAGATCATAATATTGAAACGTTGGGAGATATTCTTGGTAATATAGAACAAATGACAGCCAGAGGTGAAGAGGTGGAAGAAAAAGTGATACTCTCTCTTGATGAATTCAGAGTATCTTTGGCAAATATGAATAGAGATTTCAAACAGATACAACAAGATTTTGCAGAGATCAAAGAAGTGACTGTGCCTACCATCGATAAATTGATGGAAACAAGTAAGAATTTCAATCGTGTGACACTCAAAGTTGAGAATACTATAAACAGAGGAGATTATAATCTAAAACAGATTTTTGAACCTATGCTCATAGAGATACGCATACTGACCAATCAGCTTACTGCCATGTCAAGACAACTCGAACAAAATCCTAGTGAGTTGCTTTTTAAATCCAGAAAATCAAGAAAAGGACCGGGGGAATGA
- a CDS encoding NAD(P)/FAD-dependent oxidoreductase: MMKKVLVIGGGYGGLRAIETLAKYEDIDITLIDKNPYHYLQTEAYGYIAGQFDMHDVAIDLKNWCEGFKERVKFIHKEATSINFEQKSIHLNGTDLFYDYLILATGAKTNFFSFIEGLRENSYGVKNLERAHNFRIKFENLIYQKLQHKEGSIEGELNIAVGGAGLSGVEVAAEMAYVLDNYSKTIGDTAKEIHIYLIDASETILPGMGQYSIDNTKKRLEALGVKILTGTFINTVDATHVHFKNGEKLPYSFMIFTGGIKASSLNDKIENEKNRINQLIADPELNIKGQKNVFAIGDCVEIKDTEGNILPPTAQIAEKSAEYVAKTIRQRIDGVQSQAFDADVSGVFIALGGKYAIGEMFNYIKVKGYTAYLLKKAITHAYYLGLRLRINTGFKNRIKKRRFRA; this comes from the coding sequence ATGATGAAAAAAGTATTGGTGATCGGCGGAGGTTATGGTGGACTGAGAGCTATTGAAACACTGGCTAAATATGAAGACATAGATATCACTCTGATCGATAAAAATCCTTACCATTATTTACAAACGGAGGCGTATGGCTATATCGCAGGTCAATTTGACATGCATGACGTTGCGATCGATCTGAAGAATTGGTGTGAAGGATTTAAAGAAAGAGTAAAGTTCATCCATAAAGAGGCTACGTCTATCAATTTTGAGCAGAAGAGCATACATTTAAACGGGACAGACCTTTTTTATGATTATCTCATCCTTGCTACAGGTGCAAAAACAAACTTTTTTTCATTTATTGAGGGATTAAGAGAGAACAGCTATGGTGTGAAAAATCTGGAAAGAGCACACAATTTCAGAATAAAGTTTGAAAACCTTATCTATCAAAAATTGCAGCATAAAGAGGGCTCTATCGAAGGGGAACTTAACATTGCTGTGGGTGGAGCAGGGCTTAGCGGAGTAGAAGTGGCTGCTGAGATGGCATATGTGCTGGATAATTACAGTAAAACGATCGGTGATACAGCAAAAGAGATACATATCTATCTTATCGATGCAAGTGAGACCATACTTCCAGGTATGGGACAATACAGCATCGACAATACAAAGAAGAGATTAGAAGCATTGGGTGTCAAGATACTCACAGGTACTTTTATCAACACGGTTGACGCTACACACGTACATTTTAAAAATGGTGAAAAACTACCCTATAGTTTTATGATCTTTACGGGTGGGATCAAAGCATCATCACTCAATGATAAGATCGAGAATGAGAAAAACCGTATCAATCAACTCATTGCCGACCCGGAGCTCAATATTAAAGGTCAGAAAAATGTCTTTGCCATAGGTGATTGTGTGGAGATCAAAGACACAGAAGGTAACATTTTGCCTCCCACAGCACAAATTGCCGAAAAAAGTGCAGAGTATGTAGCAAAAACCATTAGACAAAGAATAGACGGTGTGCAATCTCAGGCATTTGATGCTGATGTCTCGGGTGTCTTTATCGCACTGGGTGGAAAATATGCAATAGGTGAAATGTTCAACTATATCAAGGTTAAAGGGTACACTGCCTATCTACTTAAAAAAGCGATCACACACGCCTATTATCTAGGACTTCGATTACGTATCAATACAGGGTTTAAAAATCGTATAAAAAAGCGTCGGTTTCGAGCATAA
- a CDS encoding UbiX family flavin prenyltransferase, which produces MKLVVAITGASGVQLGKKFVDFLPEHIDAHVIVSDNALTVESFENKNVTLHSSENIAASISSGSFRVDVTAIIPCSMNTLAKVACGISDNLATRVAAVAIKEQKKLLLAPRELPFSAIALENMQKLAALGVIIAPPVMGYYSESSSLEDMEKFIIGKWYDVLGIDNNLYERWSEHE; this is translated from the coding sequence ATGAAACTCGTTGTGGCAATTACCGGTGCAAGTGGTGTTCAATTGGGTAAGAAGTTTGTTGACTTTTTACCTGAGCACATCGATGCACATGTGATCGTTTCTGATAACGCCCTCACTGTAGAGTCTTTTGAAAACAAAAATGTGACGTTACACTCCAGTGAGAATATCGCAGCATCTATCTCGTCGGGTTCGTTTAGAGTGGATGTAACAGCGATCATTCCTTGCAGTATGAATACCTTGGCGAAGGTGGCCTGTGGGATAAGTGATAACCTCGCCACACGTGTCGCTGCTGTAGCAATCAAGGAGCAGAAGAAGTTGCTTCTTGCGCCCAGAGAGTTACCATTTTCTGCCATAGCATTGGAGAATATGCAAAAATTAGCCGCACTAGGAGTCATCATCGCACCGCCTGTGATGGGGTACTACTCTGAGTCATCTTCTCTGGAAGATATGGAAAAGTTTATCATTGGAAAGTGGTATGATGTGTTAGGTATTGACAATAATCTATATGAAAGATGGAGTGAACATGAATGA
- a CDS encoding porin family protein, with amino-acid sequence MKKALVAAALSAHMTTQLFAGGDFAPVKVHEPVLEEVEQAHGHHEESKFYVVVAGMMLLGDEIQHGEALLDGNDEYGYGFGIDVGYRLGNGFALEYDYTYGKNTVYEITAHEEVEATSTYHTSALDIVYTYEATHNLGIFGKVGYEFEWEEISELDISERENDFVFGAGIEYALNEKYKLLAEYEHSLIEGPHGDAILAGIMYNF; translated from the coding sequence ATGAAAAAAGCATTAGTGGCAGCTGCACTTTCAGCACACATGACAACACAACTTTTTGCCGGAGGAGATTTCGCTCCTGTTAAGGTACATGAACCAGTTTTAGAAGAAGTCGAGCAAGCACATGGACATCATGAAGAGTCAAAGTTTTATGTTGTAGTTGCCGGTATGATGCTACTGGGTGATGAGATCCAACATGGTGAGGCACTCCTAGATGGCAATGATGAGTATGGCTACGGTTTTGGTATCGATGTAGGATACAGACTTGGGAATGGATTTGCACTTGAGTATGACTATACCTATGGAAAGAATACGGTGTATGAGATTACAGCGCATGAAGAAGTAGAAGCTACATCAACATACCATACATCAGCATTAGACATTGTATACACGTATGAAGCGACACATAATCTGGGTATTTTTGGGAAAGTAGGATATGAGTTCGAGTGGGAAGAGATCTCAGAACTTGACATCAGTGAGAGAGAAAATGATTTTGTATTTGGAGCAGGTATTGAATATGCACTCAATGAAAAGTATAAATTACTAGCTGAGTATGAACATTCATTGATAGAAGGACCACATGGTGACGCTATCCTTGCAGGTATAATGTATAACTTCTAA
- a CDS encoding ABC-type transport auxiliary lipoprotein family protein has translation MRNSTLPFIVTMMIAAGLIGCSKAPVINVYSLNIPQVQTETARAYKDKSIKVTFPQSIKEPLSEKMLFSYTTNDRGTYQNSQWSNHMSRILQGTFIEVLDNSRLFKVVLSDMSTLEENYRLESNIFDFEHQVRGRVSYAVVSIQFTLINADTGRLVKSKRFSYQEPTPTTDAKGYALATNKAIIQLSQDLLEWLK, from the coding sequence ATGAGAAATAGTACACTTCCGTTTATAGTAACTATGATGATAGCAGCAGGATTGATAGGATGCAGTAAAGCACCTGTGATCAACGTATATAGTCTCAATATTCCTCAGGTCCAAACAGAGACTGCCCGTGCGTATAAAGATAAAAGTATCAAAGTGACTTTCCCTCAAAGTATCAAAGAACCGTTGTCTGAAAAAATGCTGTTTTCCTATACAACAAATGATAGAGGAACATACCAAAATTCTCAATGGTCCAATCATATGAGTAGAATTCTGCAAGGTACCTTCATTGAGGTTTTAGATAACAGCAGGCTCTTTAAAGTCGTACTCTCAGATATGTCAACTCTTGAAGAAAACTATAGATTGGAAAGTAATATTTTTGATTTTGAACATCAAGTGCGAGGCAGAGTCTCTTATGCTGTGGTCTCCATACAATTTACTCTCATCAATGCAGATACGGGAAGACTGGTGAAAAGTAAAAGATTTTCTTACCAAGAGCCTACACCAACGACAGATGCGAAAGGCTATGCGCTTGCAACCAATAAAGCGATCATTCAACTCAGTCAAGATCTGTTGGAATGGCTTAAATAA